The window TTTGGTTGGGGACGATATCTAGCAAGGACCGTGATTTCTGCATTGTTGGAAAGAGACTCATATGTGGAAGATGCGGTGACACCTAAGTGTTGGTTTGGAACTTCTTAATCGATTGAGGTCATGTTTATGttagttattatatatatattacaacTTCTTTTTGCTCTATTTTGGTCACAGTTTTTTGGAAGTAGAAGATTATCAGGCTTCACCAATTGTGCACTTGAAAAGACACATTTTGACTTTTGCTGGAGATCCAGTCTGATGAACATGGTGTTGATGTTGCTTACACAATGAAAGCTGAATTTTGGCCAGAAGAGCAGAAAGTTTATCCTTTTCTTGGCCTAgatatgtatgtatataaatttgtttgtacttgttatttgtTCACTTATTGTTTTGGTTAATATTCGTATTGGACAAGCCAGAAAATAAATTTCTGGTAATAGATATGATACATAGGCATTTCATTTAATCTAAGAGATATGTAAACACTCGATTTCTCATGGGCAATAGATAATTACAGCCTCAGTGAAATGCCAATTTGAACAACTGATGTTGGACTAAATCTTATGGAAATCAGCGTTGTGTTTTTCACTTTTGTACATGTATGGTTGGAACCCTGTTTTTGCTCATGGCTATTCATGACGAGATTTATGTCGATAAGGATTACTATTAGGTATAAACATGGTGAATGATGTAATATTGTGTTTTCTTTTCCACTAATTGAGTATACCAATCAATATAAAGTGAACAAGTGAGTGCCATAGAGGTTTAAAGCAAGTACAAATCTGAAACAGGTGAAGCACAATTACttttagcaacaacaaaagtaATATAAAAAGTTCAAGATTACATGAATCTAAAGGTGCAGCACAAACAGCTGTTTGATTGAAAACAAGACGGCGAAAGTGTTGCCATAGCAACTCTATCGCCATCTGAAACAAGTAGAAGCACCTCTATGTATAGCTCGACTTAAATTATTGTCAGAGGTAGATCTAGGGCAAGTTATGTGAGTTCAACTCAACTTATTTGCTTACagaaaaattataattaaaatgaGTGCATGTAATAAAATCACATTCATTCTGAACTCGCGGACTCTAAATCCTAGATATGCTTCTAGTTATTGTCTAATCTAAAACAAAGTAATCTAGTGATCCTTGTCTTTATCCTCATGATTCCACCTTTCTTTCTAGCTCTTGTTGTCAAACTTATCATTATCTTCATTTGGAGCTTCTGCATTTACATAAAGTTTCTGGCCATTAATGCAATTGGTATTGTTGCTGGATTTGAAGTAATATTCTCCAGGTGCCAGTAAGAATGCTGTTGCTGGACTCTCTCTATACGGCCTGAAAACAGCGTTGGAAGTGCATGCATAGTAGTCGAATTTTCCAATCTCCAGCAAATCGTCAGGTTTTTCGAATCTAAACTCTACAAAACAGTGGATAATTAGTCATCAATAAATTAAAGGTCCGGATATGCTCGTATTCAAATACTTAAAATATGTACTTAGTCGGTTCGGACACCACAAATATTAAAAAACAGGATTTTTCATAAAAGAGCTAATTATCATACATAACTATAGTTTGCCTAGTTGCTTGTATCACTTATATTCATTCGCTCTAAATGGTTGTATCAACACATACAATACACTGAAAAACAGTGATACATCACTGTATGTATCAACGCAAACAATGGCTGTATGTGACTCCATACACTGTATTTACCGTTGGGATTTTGTTACAAATACAAAGCGTAGCTACTAATTGTAATTATTTCAAAGTGTATTTATGTATGATAAATACAATATATAAGTTAGTTACACcatgtaattttttctttaaaaaaaagagtaGGTGAAGTTAAATTTTTACCTAATTCATCTCCAGCTTTAAACTTTACAGTGTTAGCCCAATCTTGGTAGTGAGAAGGATAAGGGGCAGGACGCCAACCATAGCCTTCTCCAACAATGTACCTCTCTGAACTTATTGATCTCATCAAAATCCCAACTACAACAAAAAGTAGCAAAATTGTAACCTGCATATTGTGTTGTTTTAAATTAGTCCCCACGTATATTCTCTTAAGTTTTCTAATCCGATTCGAAGGTATATATTGCAAGTTACAATCACATTAGTGCAACTGAACTAATTACCTTTTATAAATGTTCTACTTCTAATTCCACATTCCGTTATTAAAGGTGTAAATGGTGAAAGTTACAACAAATgcatttaaaaacaaattaacttTGCATTAATTCAAGGGATTCTTCCATCTCATTTAATAGTTGAAGTATACAGTGAACTATCGTGAAATAGTGGTAACacatatgttgtatttttttttttttttttggtttctaaAACCACTCAACCAGTAGAATTTTAAATAATGTACAGATTACAACAAAAAAAGAACATGGATGCAGAAGGAAAAGctattatatttaaatatattatattactAAGAGATCGTGAACGTTTCGTTAATCATATCTATAACGTTTAGGGCTTGACATATTGCACAGGATATATGCATAATAGTACTTGTCAtctaattaaaacttaaaaaattgTATCAAATGTAGTATTTTATGGATAACGATAATGAAAAATTAAGTGATATATACCTTTTAGCTTGGCATTTGCTCTCATACCAAAAGTTAGAATTAATGGAATATGTTATTGAGAGAGGAAACCAATTGTACATGTAAAATAACTCGGCAAAATTAATTCACAGTATAGCGTGCTAAGAGAAAGTCCGATAAACCAATCTCCTATTTTCAGGGACATGTATCTTAGGTAGGTGCATGGACCATTGATTAGTCAAATGAGTCCCTCTGTCCGATCTATCATATGTTGCTCTTTTTATGCCATTTTAAAGTAGTTGTATTGGGATAATGAAAATCAACTATAGACAAAAAACTAGTATTtaaatagagaagaatagaaAGGAGAGCCTACTATTCATTGAAttgcaaaatgatatttttattataaaaataataagagaTAAATTCAGAGACCTCCCTTAAATTTTGGCTTTGTAACAATAACCTCTCTTATGGTTCACAATATAACACATATCTCCCTTATTTAATTTCTTTATAATAATTCTTTTAAACTTattagaattaattttttttaatttgctcACTAAACCAAACACTTAATACCTTGTAAAATAGAAATATAGTCAAACTAATATTTGTGTATAACTTCCATAATATAAGGAGATTAAGtgtatacttttaaaatataagGCGTGTATTTGCAACGAAGTGATATTACAGGGTTATTTAGTGCTTTTCTTAAATTTCTCTTTTGCCGAACCTCTTCTTCAAATTAACCCTTCCCCGATTTTTCACTTATAAAATCAGAGTGAATAGAAGAGCTCTGCAATTGCACTTTCCGAAGCTCCAATGGATCCTCTCAATTCCTACGCATCGTCGGCGGCGATGGCGCAGCAAACCTGGGAGTTAGAGAACAACATCGTGACAATGGACGCGCCGTCGGGTTCGACACCGGAAAATTCGGCGTCTGACGCCATATTCCACTACGACGAGGCAGCACAGACGAAGTTCCAGCGGGAGAAGCCGTGGGCGAGTGACCCTCACTTCTTTAAGCGCGTGAAGATCTCTGCTCTCGCGCTTCTCAAGATGGTCGTTCACGCGCGTTCCGGAGGTACGATTGAGGTGATGGGACTCATGCAGGGTAAGACCGACGGCGATGCGATTATTGTTATGGACGCTTTTGCCCTTCCCGTTGAAGGCACTGAAACTAGGGTTAATGCTCAAGCTGATGCTTATGAATATATGGTCGAGTATTCACAGACCAACAAGCAGGTCAGTGCCTTTTAAATTCTTAATAATATGTAATTTGGTTCAGAAGCCTATTGGCCAAATCAtgatatttgtttgtttgtttcctATATATGCATAGTTAAATCCGGTGGCTTCTGTGGACATTGGTgcaaaattctctttttttctatTGATGTTTTATTAATGTGGTGGGAAATTTTCCGAATGTGCGGTATATAATAGTAGAGAACCTATGACAGGAGCCTCATGGGTGCGCCAAAGAATAACTAAAACAAAATGTCCTTATTTTATGTTACCTAGAATACTGTCAAGGTTAAATTAAGGCTTTTCCTTACGGGTTGTGTGGCATTTTGACAGAATCTCTTATTAATGGAAGTTTTTCCATGTGAAATTATGtggaaaattctctttttttctatTGATGTTTTATGTTTTATTAATGTGGTGGGAAATTTTCCGAATATGCGGTATATAATAGTAGAGAACCTATGACAGGAGCCTCATGGGTGCACCAAAGATTAACTAAAACAAAATGTCCTTATTTTATGTTACCTAGAATACTGTCAAGGTTAAATTAAGGCTTTTCCTTAAGGGTTGTGTGGCATTTTGACAGAATCTCTTATTAATGGAAGTTTTTCCATGTGAAATTATGTGGAAATATTTATAGTGGAGAAGAAAATCATGTTATATTgtttaaaaattagggtttaaTTCGTCGGTATGCTATTATTTCTAATCTGTTTATCAACCTACATAACATTTGTAATTTTCTCTTAAGAAATAACAAGAGATATGATCATTGTGATCTCTGTGTGATGGATCTTATTACGTAAGAGTGGACTCCATGGTTATAAAAGAAAAGGGTGTACTCCACTATTTGATTCTAGATCAGGATGCTCCTACAAACGGATTGTTGTTTGGTATTTGAAGTTAATAGAGTCTAATCTCGCCAATTACATATTAGCATGCTCATGCCGTTGCTTCGGAATTGCATCGTAGGCCACTCCTTAGTGATTCTTTGGTCATAACCTGCTATTAGTCTGTAGTACATTGCTTAGGTTTCCATCACCGTTTTAGTACACATGCCGTTAAGCCAAAATTTGTCATTTTGAGAATAGAGTGGCCTCTCTTGATTAGTTCTTAGGTCTTTGATCTGGTATCTGTGGCAACTGTTGTTTACCAATCTTGGGGACATATCACAGATTCTTGCTCGTGTGCCATGGTTGCCTTATCATCAGCAAAAAGTCAATTATTTCAGATGATCTATTGCTTCATATGTGTTTCTATAAGCATTTTGTAGGAGTTTCtacttatatttataaataccTCTGTCTATTTCAGGAGTTTGTAACCTTGCAGTTTATTAGAGCCTCTTGTCAAAATCTTTCATTGGTCACGGAATTCAATCTTGTTGCACCTAGAAATTCTTTTGAGTTGCTTAAATTTAGGCTGTGTGCATTTGTATATAGGATTTATACATTGTGTCTCAATTGATTTTCTTAATTGGAAGGTGCTTGTGGATGTAGTTTGTTCAGACCATTCTCATACTCAGTTTTTGGTATAGGCTGGTCGGCTGGAAAATGTGGTTGGGTGGTACCATTCTCATCCTGGTTATGGATGCTGGCTCTCTGGCATTGATGTTACCACACAAATGCTTAACCAGCAATATCAGGAGCCCTTTCTTGCAGTTGTTATTGATCCAACAAGAACTGTTTCTGCTGGAAAAGTTGAGATTGGTGCCTTTCGAACATATCCAGAAGGATACAAGCCTCCAGATGATCCCATCTCAGAGTACCAGACCATTCCGTTGAACAAAATCGAAGACTTTGGAGTACATTGCAAGCAGGTTGCCTCTTTGGCATGGGCGCATGCACTCACACATATATGTTTAAATCTTTGACTGTTAGCTCAccaatttttctctttatttgCAGTATTATTCATTGGATATTACGTATTTCAAGTCCTCTCTTGATTGCCATCTCTTGGACCTACTATGGAACAAGTATTGGGTGAACACACTTTCGTCTTCTCCTTTGCTTGGAAATGGAGACTATGTTGCTGGACAGATATCTGATCTTGGTAATATTATTGTTGCTTAACATTTCCACTTTCTATTATTATCAGAATGAATTGATGGCTGTATATAAGTTTCCACTATTGAAACACCTCGAAATTAGTTGACCCCATTAAATCATACAGCTGAAAAGCTGGAGCAAGCTGAAAATCAACTATCCCATTCACGTTTTGGCCCCTTAATGGCACCCCCTCAAAGGAAGAAAGAGGTATTTTTTTTGTGTTCTCTTGTGTCTTGACTCTTTTATCTTTGAATCTTTGGCATGTGATTCCTATTCGAAGATATCAAACTCCAAGTAGTATTTTGTGCTTACAGAGCGGCTATTTCTGTAACTGTGCGGCGTATTAAGCCCTCTTGATCATATTTTACTGGGATATGAAACTGCTTATAACTAAAATATGCCAGGATATGCTAAGGGAACTCAATATAAATCTGCCTAATACAATGAATATACTTTTGTATTACTCTTGAAATTTAGCTTGACTTTATCCGGTATGACTTTCTCAAATTATTTCgatatttaaatttatcaataatatttttgagtggtatttatttgcttaattttatcaaataaatttAAAGTGTGGATAGAATTATATTATATCTATTCTCCTCTTTATACATTAGTTTTTGTTctacaatattttaatttttttcatttagtGTTTATCTATAATACgaatattattgtattatttttctaaatggatgaTGTTGAATTATTTCAAAGGTTAGACAAAGAAGTTCTTTTATTGTATGTCATAAATCTACTATTAattgtaataattattatttttgtattattttcaacAAGAAATTAAATTGAATTCTTCTTCCCGTTTGTATTTAATAAGAAAgtctaatttttttaattaaaattactacataataagttaaattatatctttatatattttatttatttcatgaAATTATTGTTTATGTTCTTTTCTTTCGTTTatctattatattatttttagttaCATGATCTTATCCATATAGCATGACTATATAAATTATTACTAATATCGGCTTTATATTAGTCCAACAAATATGAGGTGATGGTTAAGTGGTATGCATTTTCACGTTGAGTAACTTTTAAAGTATGTTTGAAAATCCATATAAGAATTGGATTTGGGTATAATTGGGTATaattatacaatttggcatattTGTCCAAGTAGTTACTTGGTTAACATGGAATTGGATGGAGTTGAAGCCTGAAGGGGTataattacactctccaattttCAATGAGGAGGTGAGAATCGGAGGTAATATTGTGTAATAATAAgctaatttaacttttaaaattttcttttcttttttcaaacaTATTAAGTACTAGTAGTGTTAGAACCCGCACAATGCGCGGATAATTTGATAgaatattaatcttataaaattatgatttaatatatcatattattttaataaatattagttgttattttattatttaatataatgtACAGAAATATAACAAAATCTATACAAAATCATACACTATATAgttatcaaattaattgtttgttccttatttattctttattattttattattattattattattattattaaattagcaagtacttAGTATTATACATTTACTAATATGACTTTTTATTAACTTGTCAATTAGCTTAATATTTTGATACTACTTCTCTTCGTGGATGCGTTTTTTGCATCATTCTTATCAAAGTACCTCGCGACGCCCTCTCCTGAGTATGCCACCATCAAAGGGGCAGATGGACCCTTAGCAAGTGCTTAATGGGTTTTCAGGTAATGGGCAAGCCAACCGTAAACATAATGGATGGAAAATAAATTGACCTGATCAAGTTGGGAAGAACACGGAATCTTATTCAAACCGGCAAGCCAACCGTAAACATAATGGATGGAAAATAAATTGACCTGATCAAGTTGGGAAGAACACGGAATCTTATTCAAACCATAATAGACACTCGCCAAAATTGGGACTGCAAGGCTATCTTCCGTCCGCTTGCCATCATGCTTGCCATCTTAAAAGTATCGGGACGAATGAAGTTTTCTGCCTTATAGGGAAACACAAAAGCACATAGCTAACATGATAAGAAGGCTGCTAGATATGTTTCATCTTTCTTGTCAGACCTCACCCTAAGCTTGGAAAATACAGCTTCTTCATCACTTGACCATCTAGTTGTCTCAGGAATAACTCCGTTAGGATTATCTTTAGGTGCGCGGATTTCTTTTCCTTCCGTAATGGGGCAAGTTTATATATTAAAGCTTTCTTACCCCAAAAATTTGTCCACTTGCTCAAGGAGACCTTTTGGTTAACGCCCATACCTTCCTTAAGATGATGAAAAGCAGCGAATAAGTACTCACAAGATTGAGGAACAAATCTCATCTATTTTTCGTCTAAACATGTGAGTTCCCTTGTCTCAGGTACCACTTCCTCGTACAGAGAACCCGCAATGGGCAAACCTCCAAGAATATGTAAGTCCCAAAGAGAGATAGATAGTTCTCCGGCTGATTTAAGAAGTGTGTTTGTCTTGGGGCACCAAGCCTCACAAAATGCTTGCAAAATGTTCGAGTTTTGGCCATAAGTGAAAAGCGAGGCATATACAACATCATAAATCTTTGATGTACTCAAGGTTTATTGACTTCTACCAAGTACATCTTCAGCCTATTCCCAATATCTTGGAATGTGACGATACTCTCCCTCGATTGTTACCGTGTTTACCGAACATATTTCTTCTTGAATTATGCGATGCCGTAAGTTTGAAAGGGTTCTAGCAATGTTTACGTGGCGATGGATTGGCGCTTGGAGATACCACATCTTGGATAGTGGATTAGAAGTAGACTTGTGCTCCAAAGTCCAATTTTCTACATGAAGCGGGTTCCTCAAGGAAGGCTGTGAACCTGCATACCGGCCAACTTGTGGGGTGTGAATTAAAAGTTTGGTTTGTTCTATGCCATCTTCAGTCTCAATTGGTTTATTCATCCCCGCCCAAAAAATTGGAGTGATAACCTTAGGGTGTGCCAACCAAATTTTAGGATACTTATCCCCGCTCGCAGTATCTCATAATTGAGGCTGAAGATGGCATAGAACAAAGAAATTTTTTGATTCACACCCCACAAGTTGGCGGTATGCAGGCTCACGACCTTCCTTGAGGAACCCGCTTCATGTAGAAAACTGGACTTTGGAGCACAAGTCTACTTCTAATCCACTTTCCAAGATGTGGTATCTCCAAGCGCCAATCCATTGCCACGTAAACATTGCTAGCACCCTTTCGAACTTAGGACATCGCATAATTCAAAGAGAAATATGTTGGGAAAACACGGTAACAAATGAGGGAGAGTATCGTCACATTCCAAGATATTGGGAATGGGCTGGAGATGTACTTGGTAGAAGTCAACAAACCTTGAGTACATCAAAGATTTATGATGTTGTATATGCCTCGCTTTTCACTTATGATCGAAACTCGAACATTTTATCAGACTTGGTACCCCAAGACAAACACACTTCTTACATCAGCCGGAGAACTATCTATCTCTTTGGGACTTGCATATTCTTGGAGGTTTGTCCATTGCGGGTTCTCCGTACGAGGAAGTGGTACCTGAGACAAGGGAACTCACATGTTTAGACGAAAAACAGATGAGACTTATTTGCTGCTTTCCATCGTCTTAAGGAAGGTACATGCGTTAACCAAAAGGTCTCCTTGAGCAAGTGGACAAAATTTTGGTGTAAGAAAACTTTAATATATAAACCTGCCCCATTACAGAAATCCCCTAAAGTCGATACATAATCCTAACGGAGTTATTCCTGAGACAACTAGATGGTCAAGTGATGAAGAAGCTGTATTTTCCAAGCTTAGGGCGAGGTCTGACAAGAAAGATGAAACATATTTAGCAGCCTTCTTATCATGTTGGTTATGTGCTTTTGTGTTTCCCTATAAGGCAGAAAACTTCATTTTTCTCTAAACTTTTAAGATGGCAAGCAGACAGAAGATTAGCCTTGCTGTCCCAGTTTTGGCGAGTGCCTATCATGGTTTGAATAGATTTCGTGTTCTTCCCAATTTGATCGGGTCAAATTTgttttcccatttattatgtttatggttggcttgcccaTTACCTCAAAACTCATTATGGGGTTGCTAAGGGTCCATATGTCCCTTTGATGGTGGCATATCAGGAGAGGGCGCCGCGAGGTACTTTGATAAGAAAATGCATCCACATCCATAATCGTTATGAATAGAAACTGGAGCACCTAGCATGTGCTTATAAAGAGACTTGGAGAAAGTAaccaaagaagagaagaaaaaggaagggTACGTTGAGTAATCAAATGTGGAACTATGATTAGCTGTCAGTTGCTTATGGTTTCATGCAAGTCTCAGCAATTTGTATGTGGAACTCGTAGGAAAAGGTGAAAAAGCCAAGAGTTGATGAACAAAGAGTTCTCTTACTACTTATAAGAGAAACTTGGAGAAAGTAaccaaagaagagaagaaaaaggaagggTACGTTGTGTATTCAAATGTGGGACTATGATTAGCTGTCAGTTGCTTATGGTTTAGGTTCATGCAAGTCTCAGCAATTTGTATGTGGAACTCGTAGGAAAAGGTGAAAAGGCCAAGAGTTGATGAACGAAGAGCTCTCTTACTACTTTagcagaagatataaaaaaagtATAGTGGACAGGGGAAAAGTTTCCTACTCGTGTGAATAATGTGTTTCAAATATCACCCCAAAGAGAAAACTAGTTCCTTATGATAATATGCCAAACTGATCCTATTTTTACCTTTGAATGATTTGATCCTCTGTCTGTAGAGTGTGGTTAATATAGTAGAGCTGCGAAATAAAAGGTAGTATTTTTTACTGTCCTGGTTTAAGTGTGTGGAAAATAATCACTTGCCAAATATAAAAAGGACCTGGCGTCTTTATTGAATATCTCTGAATAATACCAACACATGTCTATATCATTGTTACATAAGGGGTGTGAGGTTTTGTTTGAGGAAGCTTTGTGATTAGTAATTTGGTATTCAGTCTTATGCCTTGGGAAGTGGTTCTCAATCAGTGTATGTGTTCGCTCTACTTCCCTTCATATTTGCAATATTTGTACCGTGGAAAGTAGATCCTGAAAGCATAAAGCCCACCATTTTTTCCACTTCCAAAATTATATTTTGGTGGATGGTGATGTGTCATATTGTTTCACCTCATGTTTTGCTTTTGCACCATTGAGCTTGGTTATATGGAGTGACCTTGTCTTTATCTAGATCCTCAGACTATGCTTTGAAAGCTATCATGCTTTTTTGAATTGCAAAATACAACATTGCATTATAGTGGTACTAAATGTGTTGGTCCGCTGTTTTGCAGGAAGAATCTCAGCTTGCTAAGATTACACGTGATAGTGCTAAGATTACTGTCGAGCAAGTTCATGGCTTAATGTCGCAGGTATAT is drawn from Nicotiana tabacum cultivar K326 chromosome 22, ASM71507v2, whole genome shotgun sequence and contains these coding sequences:
- the LOC107760894 gene encoding early nodulin-like protein 3; the protein is MQVTILLLFVVVGILMRSISSERYIVGEGYGWRPAPYPSHYQDWANTVKFKAGDELEFRFEKPDDLLEIGKFDYYACTSNAVFRPYRESPATAFLLAPGEYYFKSSNNTNCINGQKLYVNAEAPNEDNDKFDNKS
- the LOC107760891 gene encoding COP9 signalosome complex subunit 5a-like, with protein sequence MDPLNSYASSAAMAQQTWELENNIVTMDAPSGSTPENSASDAIFHYDEAAQTKFQREKPWASDPHFFKRVKISALALLKMVVHARSGGTIEVMGLMQGKTDGDAIIVMDAFALPVEGTETRVNAQADAYEYMVEYSQTNKQAGRLENVVGWYHSHPGYGCWLSGIDVTTQMLNQQYQEPFLAVVIDPTRTVSAGKVEIGAFRTYPEGYKPPDDPISEYQTIPLNKIEDFGVHCKQYYSLDITYFKSSLDCHLLDLLWNKYWVNTLSSSPLLGNGDYVAGQISDLAEKLEQAENQLSHSRFGPLMAPPQRKKEEESQLAKITRDSAKITVEQVHGLMSQVIKDILFNSVRQSGKSQTEPSGPEPMIET